From Juglans regia cultivar Chandler chromosome 6, Walnut 2.0, whole genome shotgun sequence, the proteins below share one genomic window:
- the LOC108988542 gene encoding uncharacterized protein LOC108988542 translates to MRKAQNVFVRFSNEDDSLKSLSRESCNMEGVAYRPFQWSTDFIEDEEPAFAPVWIMLLGLPPNLYQESFLRNIVTPIGVFLRRDNATHYATRTNGARVCVLMNIDQERIHSIWIGTPRHPTIIFQEVDYETLPAFCSFCKVQGHNLKTCKANIKEGKERKSLKVIKSSRIWVPMDKEEDVKVNKGQSENTTESPILVLEDLETEEPVLDGGKDVGKSTLETEADIEDMEVPVHKKDMLICGEPSGTILVEELVSLSTTNQLPFAENNP, encoded by the coding sequence ATGCGGAAGGCTCAGAATGTTTTTGTGAGATTCTCAAATGAAGATGATTCCTTGAAGTCCTTGTCTCGTGAAAGCTGCAATATGGAAGGGGTTGCTTATAGGCCTTTTCAATGGTCAACGGATTTTATAGAAGATGAGGAACCGGCATTCGCTCCGGTTTGGATCATGTTACTTGGACTACCTCCAAATCTTTATCAAGAATCGTTCTTACGTAATATTGTTACGCCGATTGGAGTCTTCTTGAGGAGAGATAATGCGACACACTATGCGACTCGAACAAATGGTGCACGGGTGTGCGTTCTGATGAATATAGATCAGGAGCGGATTCACTCCATTTGGATTGGGACGCCGAGGCAtccaactatcatttttcaagaaGTTGATTATGAAACATTGCCtgcattttgttctttttgtaaGGTGCAAGGGCATAATTTAAAGACTTGTAAGGCTAACataaaggaaggaaaagagaggaagagTTTGAAGGTTATTAAGTCTAGTAGAATCTGGGTGCCGATGGATAAAGAAGAGGACGTGAAGGTTAATAAAGGGCAATCGGAGAATACTACAGAGTCCCCTATTTTGGTTTTGGAAGACTTGGAGACAGAGGAGCCTGTTTTGGATGGGGGTAAGGATGTAGGGAAGTCAACGTTGGAGACTGAGGCAGATATCGAAGACATGGAAGTTCCAGTGCATAAGAAAGATATGTTGATTTGCGGAGAACCCAGCGGGACCATACTAGTTGAGGAGTTGGTGTCTTtatcaacaacaaatcaattacCATTTGCTGAGAATAACCCCTAG